The Halosimplex litoreum genome has a window encoding:
- a CDS encoding alpha/beta hydrolase: protein MAAESVALDVDGDSYPGRVNEPDEPADSGVLVLPGLNHGPFGDVFDEFARAAAEDGHLVARFETWADPDDLDAKSEDDMERELAAGVDFLRDRGRSPVSVVAKSFGGRLALTHLPREHVDRLVLWAPAVFVGEHDERPSITADELSDIDRPTRVLQGTADDIPVENAREMADHLPNGESVVLPGEDHSFQRDRERIVAETLDAIPE, encoded by the coding sequence ATGGCAGCCGAATCGGTGGCCCTCGACGTCGACGGCGACTCGTACCCCGGTCGCGTGAACGAACCCGACGAACCCGCCGACAGCGGCGTGCTCGTCCTCCCGGGGCTGAACCACGGCCCGTTCGGCGACGTGTTCGACGAATTCGCGCGAGCGGCGGCCGAGGACGGCCACCTCGTCGCGCGCTTCGAGACGTGGGCGGACCCGGACGACCTCGACGCCAAGAGCGAGGACGACATGGAACGCGAACTGGCGGCCGGCGTCGACTTCCTCCGCGACCGCGGCCGCTCGCCAGTCTCGGTCGTCGCCAAGAGCTTCGGCGGGCGGCTGGCGCTGACGCATCTCCCGAGGGAGCACGTCGACCGGCTCGTCCTCTGGGCGCCCGCAGTGTTCGTCGGCGAACACGACGAGCGGCCGTCGATCACCGCGGACGAACTGTCCGATATCGACCGTCCCACTCGGGTCCTCCAGGGCACCGCGGACGACATTCCCGTCGAGAACGCCCGGGAGATGGCCGACCACCTCCCGAACGGGGAGTCCGTCGTCCTTCCCGGGGAGGACCACTCGTTCCAGCGCGACCGCGAGCGGATCGTGGCGGAGACGCTCGACGCTATCCCCGAGTGA
- the cca gene encoding CCA tRNA nucleotidyltransferase, with translation MSDEFDAVVERVRERVTPDDDERERLDAVVGDLRERTRDGVADLPVDAEIVQVGSTARDTWLAGDRDIDLFVSFPTTVDREELERYGLDIGHAVLPDGHEEFAEHPYVKGVYEGFDVDLVPCYAVGDATEIQSAVDRTPFHTEYLDARIDADLASEVRVAKQFLTGIGVYGSDLRTRGFSGFLTELLVHEYGGFRPFVEAAAEWHPPVAFDPEAHGTETFEDPLVVIDPTDPERNVAAVCSSEAVARLQHYARDLLADPREDLFVPDEPAPVDAETVVAAFERRGTTPVAVRFDAPDIVDDQLYPQLDRSLEGLVGELDRRGFDVLRSAAWAEETVVLFAELGVAERPAIERHEGPPVGVRDHAEGFFEAYADETTAPDDGTAGTYGPFLDADRYVVERPREFETAIDLLESDAVFDVALGAQVETAMNEGYAVSTGAAIGDLAEEFGVELARYLDPRP, from the coding sequence ATGAGCGACGAGTTCGACGCCGTCGTCGAGCGGGTCCGCGAGCGGGTGACGCCCGACGACGACGAGCGCGAGCGACTCGACGCGGTCGTCGGCGACCTCCGCGAGCGCACGCGCGACGGCGTCGCGGACCTGCCCGTCGACGCCGAGATCGTCCAGGTCGGCTCGACGGCCCGGGACACCTGGCTGGCGGGCGACCGCGATATCGACCTGTTCGTCTCCTTCCCGACGACCGTCGACCGCGAGGAACTGGAACGCTACGGTCTCGATATCGGTCACGCGGTGCTGCCCGACGGCCACGAGGAGTTCGCCGAACACCCCTACGTCAAGGGTGTCTACGAGGGATTCGACGTGGACCTGGTGCCCTGCTACGCGGTCGGGGACGCCACGGAGATCCAGTCGGCGGTCGACCGCACGCCCTTCCACACCGAGTACCTCGACGCGCGCATCGACGCCGATCTGGCGAGCGAGGTGCGGGTCGCAAAGCAGTTTCTCACCGGCATCGGCGTCTACGGCAGCGACCTCCGGACCCGGGGCTTCTCGGGGTTCCTGACCGAGTTGCTCGTCCACGAGTACGGCGGCTTCCGCCCGTTCGTCGAGGCTGCAGCCGAATGGCACCCGCCCGTCGCGTTCGACCCCGAAGCCCACGGGACGGAGACGTTCGAGGACCCCCTGGTCGTGATCGATCCGACCGACCCAGAGCGCAACGTCGCCGCGGTCTGCTCGTCGGAAGCGGTCGCCCGACTCCAGCACTACGCTCGGGACCTGCTCGCCGACCCGCGCGAGGACCTGTTCGTGCCCGACGAGCCCGCCCCCGTCGACGCCGAGACGGTCGTCGCGGCGTTCGAACGTCGCGGCACGACACCGGTCGCCGTTCGGTTCGACGCGCCCGACATCGTCGACGACCAGCTCTACCCGCAGCTCGACCGGTCGCTGGAGGGGCTCGTCGGCGAACTCGACCGCCGCGGCTTCGACGTGCTGCGGTCGGCCGCGTGGGCAGAGGAGACGGTCGTCCTGTTCGCCGAACTCGGGGTCGCCGAACGGCCGGCGATCGAGCGCCACGAGGGGCCGCCGGTCGGGGTCCGCGACCACGCCGAGGGTTTCTTCGAGGCCTACGCAGACGAGACCACCGCGCCGGACGACGGCACGGCCGGCACCTACGGGCCGTTCCTCGACGCCGACCGCTACGTCGTCGAGCGGCCCCGGGAGTTCGAGACGGCGATCGACCTGCTGGAGAGCGACGCCGTCTTCGACGTGGCGCTGGGCGCACAGGTCGAGACGGCCATGAACGAGGGGTACGCGGTCTCGACGGGGGCGGCAATCGGCGACCTCGCCGAGGAGTTCGGGGTCGAACTGGCGCGATATCTCGACCCGCGGCCGTGA
- a CDS encoding MarR family transcriptional regulator, translating into MYTVLEYEGPLTQKTLAEETRLSQRSVRSALSDLTDADIVEERIYPADARQRLYAIDTE; encoded by the coding sequence GTGTACACGGTCCTCGAGTACGAAGGCCCACTGACACAGAAGACGCTCGCCGAGGAGACGCGGCTCTCTCAGCGTAGCGTGCGCAGCGCGCTGTCGGACCTGACCGACGCCGACATCGTCGAAGAACGGATCTATCCGGCGGACGCCCGCCAGCGACTCTACGCTATCGACACCGAGTAG